In Vibrio sp. 10N, the following proteins share a genomic window:
- a CDS encoding zinc ribbon-containing protein, which translates to MPKRKTSYEEMIEDVVDNLKHSPEELQHVLEKSGQVVEAANDMTKDEMALISAYVKSDLKEFANNYEESKSGPFYLMIANSVWQGLLDITDRTKVEWVELFQDLEHQGVYTSGEMIGLGVLVCEQCGHKTEYNHPTVIGDCAKCGNQSFSRKPLKP; encoded by the coding sequence ATGCCTAAGCGTAAAACCAGTTATGAAGAAATGATCGAAGATGTGGTTGATAACCTCAAACATAGCCCGGAAGAGCTTCAGCACGTACTTGAAAAGTCAGGACAAGTAGTGGAAGCCGCCAACGACATGACCAAGGACGAGATGGCACTGATCTCTGCCTATGTTAAATCGGATCTCAAAGAGTTTGCTAACAACTACGAAGAGAGTAAAAGTGGGCCTTTTTATCTGATGATTGCTAACTCGGTCTGGCAGGGGCTATTAGACATTACTGATCGAACCAAAGTGGAATGGGTGGAGCTGTTTCAAGATCTGGAGCATCAAGGGGTGTATACATCGGGTGAAATGATTGGGCTCGGTGTGTTGGTGTGTGAGCAGTGTGGTCATAAAACCGAATACAATCATCCGACAGTGATCGGTGATTGTGCGAAATGTGGTAATCAATCCTTTAGTCGTAAACCGTTAAAACCCTAA